In Phyllostomus discolor isolate MPI-MPIP mPhyDis1 chromosome 3, mPhyDis1.pri.v3, whole genome shotgun sequence, a single genomic region encodes these proteins:
- the LOC114506699 gene encoding protein AMBP, with protein sequence MQSLRALLLLTACLAVTTNPVPTLLDDIQVQENFSLSRFYGKWFQVAMGSTCPWMVRFKDKLTMSTLLLREGATERQISTTSTRWRKGVCEELSGFFEKTDTDGKFRFHKSKWNLTLEHYVVHTNYDEYAITLTKKLSHHHGPTITAKLYGREPQLRESLLEEFREFALGLGIPSDSIFTMADRGECVPGEQEPEPTSPPRARRAVLPLEEEGSGAAQSIASFKKEDSCQLGYAEGPCLGMIQRYFYNGSSMACETFQFGGCLGNGNNFVTEKECLQTCRTVAACNLPIVRGPCRSFSQLWAFDAVQGKCIPFTYGGCQGNGNKFYSEKECKEYCGVPGDGDEELLRFSN encoded by the exons ATGCAGAGTCTcagggccctgctgctgctgaccGCCTGCCTGGCGGTCACCACCAACCCTGTGCCCACACTGCTGGACGACATCCAAGTGCAAGAGAACTTCAGCTTGTCCAGG TTCTATGGGAAGTGGTTCCAAGTGGCCATGGGCTCCACATGTCCGTGGATGGTGAGGTTCAAGGACAAGCTGACCATGAGCACGCTGCTGCTGAGAGAGGGAGCGACAGAGAGGCAGATCAGCACGACCAGCACCCGCTGGCG GAAAGGGGTCTGCGAGGAGCTGTCTGGGTTTTTTGAGAAAACAGACACGGATGGAAAGTTCCGCTTCCACAAGTCCA AATGGAACTTGACCCTAGAGCACTATGTGGTCCATACCAACTATGATGAGTATGCCATTACTCTGACCAAGAAGCTCAGCCACCACCATGGACCCACGATTACCGCCAAGCTCTATG GACGGGAGCCGCAGCTTCGGGAAAGCCTGCTGGAGGAGTTCAGGGAGTTTGCCCTGGGCTTGGGCATCCCCAGTGACTCCATCTTCACAATGGCTGACAGAG GAGAGTGTGTCCCCGGGGAGCAGGAACCAGAGCCCACTTCACCCCCA AGAGCCCGGCGGGCTGTGCTGCCCCTGGAAGAGGAAGGATCAGGGGCTGCGCAATCAATAGCTAGTTTCAAGAAAGAAG atTCCTGCCAACTGGGCTACGCAGAAGGTCCTTGCCTGGGGATGATCCAGAGGTATTTCTACAACGGCTCGTCCATGGCCTGCGAGACTTTCCAATTCGGCGGCTGTCTGGGCAACGGCAACAACTTCGTCACTGAGAAGGAGTGTCTGCAGACCTGCCGGACTGTGG CGGCCTGCAACCTCCCCATAGTCCGTGGCCCCTGCAGAAGCTTCAGCCAGCTCTGGGCATTTGATGCCGTCCAGGGAAAGTGCATCCCCTTTACCTATGGGGGCTGCCAAGGCAACGGCAACAAGTTCTACTCGGAGAAGGAGTGCAAGGAGTACTGCGGCGTCCCTGGCGACG GAGACGAGGAGCTGCTGCGCTTCTCCAACTGA